A window of Dermacentor silvarum isolate Dsil-2018 unplaced genomic scaffold, BIME_Dsil_1.4 Seq152, whole genome shotgun sequence contains these coding sequences:
- the LOC119434667 gene encoding long-chain-fatty-acid--CoA ligase 1-like, with the protein MQWAAENSISGTFHELCRNNIVKKSILDDLCRLGKLSGLKSFELLKDIYVHSDLLSVDNGLLTPTLKTKRPECRKYFLPQIETMYRSLA; encoded by the exons ATGCAGTGGGCAGCAGAAAACTCCATATCGGGCACCTTTCATGAACTCTGCAGGAATAAT ATTGTCAAGAAGTCCATTCTGGATGACCTCTGCCGCCTTGGAAAATTGTCTGGGCTGAAGTCTTTTGAGCTG CTGAAGGATATCTATGTACACAGTGACTTGCTGAGTGTCGACAATGGCCTTCTGACGCCCACTCTGAAGACTAAGCGGCCCGAGTGCCGGAAATACTTCCTGCCTCAAATCGAAACCATGTATAGGAGTCTAGCTTAG